One Kitasatospora sp. MAP12-44 DNA segment encodes these proteins:
- a CDS encoding cupin, whose protein sequence is MTLLQIMPEDAPEHVRLRTTDPLVIGEALAECGVDFRRWPVRLPVGPDTDPELILAAHRSEIDELCARQDLQLVDVARLYSDDTAPGRERAAQARLSFLDEHRHAEDEVRFFVHGRGCFYLHLDGAVHAVVCEAGDLLSVPAGTTHWFDMGERPAFTAVRFFQQADGWIGDFTGSPIAKRFPLLDALLAAQP, encoded by the coding sequence ATGACCCTGCTGCAGATCATGCCCGAGGACGCACCGGAGCACGTGCGGCTGCGCACCACGGATCCGCTGGTGATCGGCGAGGCGCTGGCCGAGTGCGGCGTCGACTTCCGGCGCTGGCCGGTACGGCTGCCGGTCGGCCCGGACACCGACCCCGAGCTGATCCTCGCCGCCCACCGCTCCGAGATCGACGAGCTCTGCGCCCGCCAGGACCTCCAACTCGTCGACGTGGCACGGCTGTACAGCGATGACACGGCGCCAGGGCGGGAGCGGGCCGCGCAGGCCCGGCTGAGTTTCCTGGACGAGCACCGGCACGCCGAGGACGAGGTGCGCTTCTTCGTCCACGGCCGGGGCTGCTTCTACCTGCACCTCGACGGGGCCGTCCACGCGGTGGTCTGCGAGGCCGGGGACCTGCTTTCGGTACCGGCCGGCACCACCCACTGGTTCGACATGGGCGAGCGCCCGGCCTTCACCGCCGTGCGCTTCTTCCAGCAGGCGGACGGCTGGATCGGCGACTTCACCGGCTCGCCGATCGCCAAGCGGTTCCCGCTCCTTGACGCCCTGCTGGCGGCGCAGCCGTGA
- a CDS encoding AfsR/SARP family transcriptional regulator, with protein MEFQLLGPVEVRQGNDAVPLSGTKIHTVLAVLLLNRGTVVSDERLSNALWGWDPPATRSAQIYTYVSRLRKRLGPEVDLVRHAQGYLMHPGSARLDLEEFERSSGLGREALEQHRYYDASVHLRSALALWQGPALANVTDYLSDAERPSLDEARVVAVEDRIEADLVLGRQRELVPELTGLLAEHPLRERLRAQLMTALYRCDRQADALTVYQAGRRVLAEELGVDPGPVLIAVHQSILRGTPIPGTPIPGTLIPGTLLPGTPAPGAPAQAPGAQSALPTRLRVPARPVPAMVPPELADFAGREAELADIRRVLAPQPGSSRAGAVLLTGMPGIGKSALATQAAHACRDAFPDGQLYTDLRRPDGSPKNPWEVLVLFLHALGLDTRESADLDELVSLYRAHTAGKRLLVVLDRAASDLQIGPLLPNDPGVGVIITSRGHLATGGHTVTVPLLDDEQALDLLASITGPERILENPAATQAIIEACAGLPLALRIAGLRLATRPHWSTGQLARRLAAPSTRLDELSFGELAVGQRLLSSLRGVSPQARTALPQLAAISTPHFPAELAAAVLGTGEGPTEQVLDDLVGARLLEVNGSGSPFHTEYGFHELVRLLAHNLRGPAVLARQGGHAA; from the coding sequence ATGGAATTCCAGCTTCTCGGCCCGGTCGAGGTCCGGCAGGGCAACGACGCAGTGCCGCTCTCGGGAACGAAGATCCACACCGTGCTCGCCGTCCTGCTGCTCAACCGCGGCACGGTGGTCTCCGACGAACGCCTCAGCAACGCCCTCTGGGGGTGGGACCCACCCGCGACCAGAAGCGCGCAGATCTACACCTACGTCTCGCGGCTGCGCAAGCGTCTCGGCCCCGAGGTCGACCTGGTCCGCCATGCCCAGGGGTACCTGATGCACCCCGGCTCCGCCCGGTTGGACCTGGAGGAGTTCGAGCGCAGCTCCGGACTCGGCCGCGAGGCCCTGGAGCAGCACCGCTACTACGACGCCTCGGTGCACCTGCGTTCCGCGCTCGCCCTCTGGCAGGGCCCGGCGCTGGCCAATGTCACCGACTACCTGTCCGACGCCGAGCGGCCCAGCCTGGACGAGGCCCGTGTGGTGGCCGTGGAGGACCGGATCGAGGCCGACCTGGTCCTCGGCCGCCAGCGCGAGCTGGTGCCCGAGCTGACCGGCCTGCTCGCCGAGCACCCGCTGCGGGAGCGGCTGCGCGCCCAGCTGATGACCGCGCTCTACCGCTGCGACCGGCAGGCCGACGCGCTGACGGTCTACCAGGCCGGCCGCCGGGTGCTTGCCGAGGAGCTCGGGGTCGACCCCGGACCGGTGCTGATCGCCGTCCACCAGTCGATCCTGCGGGGCACCCCGATCCCGGGCACCCCGATCCCAGGCACGCTGATCCCGGGCACGCTACTCCCGGGCACCCCCGCACCGGGCGCGCCGGCGCAGGCGCCCGGCGCCCAGTCGGCGCTCCCCACCCGGCTGCGCGTCCCGGCCCGCCCGGTCCCGGCGATGGTCCCCCCCGAGCTGGCCGACTTCGCCGGACGGGAGGCCGAACTCGCCGACATCCGACGGGTGTTGGCCCCGCAGCCGGGCAGCTCACGGGCCGGCGCCGTCCTGCTGACCGGCATGCCGGGGATCGGCAAGAGCGCGCTGGCGACGCAGGCCGCGCACGCCTGCCGCGACGCCTTCCCCGACGGCCAGCTCTACACCGACCTGCGCCGCCCGGACGGCTCGCCGAAGAACCCGTGGGAGGTGCTGGTCCTCTTCCTGCACGCCCTGGGCCTGGACACCCGGGAGTCGGCTGACCTGGACGAGCTGGTGAGCCTCTACCGCGCCCACACCGCGGGCAAGCGCCTGCTGGTGGTGCTGGACCGGGCCGCCAGTGACCTGCAGATCGGCCCGCTGCTGCCCAACGACCCCGGCGTCGGCGTGATCATCACCAGCCGCGGCCACCTGGCCACCGGCGGCCACACGGTGACCGTCCCGCTGCTCGACGACGAGCAGGCGCTCGACCTGCTGGCGTCGATCACCGGTCCGGAGCGGATCCTGGAGAACCCCGCCGCGACCCAGGCGATCATCGAGGCGTGCGCGGGCCTGCCGCTGGCGCTGCGGATCGCAGGTCTGCGGCTGGCCACCCGGCCGCACTGGTCCACCGGCCAGCTGGCCCGCCGGCTGGCCGCGCCCAGCACCCGTCTCGACGAGCTCAGCTTCGGCGAACTCGCGGTCGGCCAGCGGCTGCTGAGCTCGCTGCGGGGTGTCAGCCCGCAGGCCCGTACGGCGCTGCCGCAGCTGGCCGCCATCTCCACGCCGCACTTCCCGGCCGAGCTGGCCGCCGCCGTCCTCGGCACCGGCGAGGGCCCCACCGAGCAGGTCCTGGACGACCTGGTCGGCGCCCGCCTGCTGGAGGTCAACGGTTCCGGCTCCCCCTTCCACACCGAGTACGGCTTCCACGAACTGGTCCGCCTGCTCGCCCACAACCTGCGCGGGCCCGCCGTGCTGGCCCGGCAGGGCGGCCACGCCGCCTGA
- a CDS encoding methyltransferase domain-containing protein: MTVRSLLSKKATRRVLAGGVTAAAVAAWWLTDSAPYPYSQRWLLDLPLPFLTLGRLDSVLQAKPGERILEIGPGTGLQSLHVAPQLGVSGRLDIVDIQQEMLDHVMRRAEQQGVANIVATHADAHQLPFEDGSFDAVYLVTALGEIPEPQVTLAQLRRVLKPTGRLVIGEFFDRHQIRASSLLGLADGAGLRVSKLIGPPFAYYAVLRPFAAEPALAAGAGGSAFSHNFA, from the coding sequence TTGACCGTTCGCTCGCTGCTGTCGAAGAAGGCCACCCGCCGGGTGCTGGCCGGCGGCGTCACCGCCGCTGCCGTTGCTGCCTGGTGGCTGACCGACTCCGCGCCCTACCCCTACTCGCAGCGCTGGCTGCTGGACCTGCCGCTGCCGTTCCTGACGCTGGGCCGGCTGGACTCGGTGCTGCAGGCGAAGCCGGGGGAGCGGATCCTGGAGATCGGCCCGGGGACCGGCCTGCAGTCGCTGCACGTCGCACCGCAGTTGGGCGTGAGCGGCCGGCTGGACATCGTCGACATCCAGCAGGAGATGCTGGACCACGTGATGCGCCGGGCGGAGCAGCAGGGGGTGGCCAACATCGTGGCGACCCACGCCGATGCACACCAACTCCCGTTCGAGGATGGCTCGTTCGACGCCGTCTACCTGGTGACGGCGCTCGGCGAGATCCCCGAGCCGCAGGTCACGCTGGCCCAGCTGCGCCGGGTGCTCAAGCCCACCGGGCGGCTGGTGATCGGGGAGTTCTTCGACCGCCACCAGATCCGGGCGTCCTCGCTGCTCGGCCTGGCCGACGGTGCTGGGCTGCGGGTGTCCAAGCTGATCGGCCCGCCGTTCGCGTACTACGCGGTGCTGCGCCCGTTCGCCGCGGAGCCGGCCCTGGCGGCGGGGGCCGGCGGGTCCGCGTTCTCCCACAACTTCGCCTGA
- the mtnA gene encoding S-methyl-5-thioribose-1-phosphate isomerase — MSESSVQCASSVHSESSVHSESSVHSESSVHSESSVSWEQGAVVAVDQRALPAEYRTLTLRTVDEVIAAVQCLAVRGAPTIGLVGALGVALSGYAHTAADGTLDEAAEAAVRADAERLAAARPTAVNLRWAVQRVLEHLPQGADALLAEATAMLAEDAAANRAAVQRAADLVIGLTPDRPLRLLTHCNTGRLATAAVGTALGTILELAARGRVEEVLVDETRPLLQGSRLTAWELGEAGVAYRLCVDSAAAAAISRGMVDCVLVGADRIAANGDTANKIGTYALAVAAARHGIPFVVVAPESSWDDQLPDGSGIVVEERPAREVTELAGVRVAPAEAQVFNPAFDVTPGALITAVVSERRTLRPSRPAAPVAADPAELAARTVALLTEYPDHPKPGVVFRDLAALYAEPGMLAELADQVLADFDGRYDRILGVESRGFVLGAALAARGRMPLVLARKPGKLPGAVHEASYALEYGTDRLELQKGAIAPGERVLVVDDVLATGGTLSAAARLVTDSGGQVAGLAALVALSGLGWEQRLAGHPVLALCEVAA; from the coding sequence ATGAGCGAGTCTTCGGTGCAGTGCGCGTCATCGGTGCACAGCGAGTCTTCGGTGCACAGCGAGTCTTCGGTGCACAGCGAGTCTTCGGTGCACAGCGAGTCTTCGGTGTCCTGGGAGCAGGGAGCCGTGGTCGCCGTCGACCAGCGCGCCCTGCCCGCCGAGTACCGCACGCTGACGCTGCGTACGGTCGACGAGGTGATCGCCGCCGTGCAGTGCCTGGCCGTGCGCGGCGCCCCGACGATCGGGCTGGTCGGCGCGCTCGGCGTGGCGCTGTCCGGCTACGCGCACACCGCGGCGGACGGCACGCTCGACGAGGCCGCTGAGGCCGCCGTACGGGCGGACGCCGAGCGGCTGGCCGCCGCCCGCCCCACCGCCGTCAACCTGCGATGGGCCGTGCAGCGGGTGCTGGAGCACCTGCCGCAGGGGGCGGACGCGCTGCTGGCGGAGGCCACCGCGATGCTCGCCGAGGACGCGGCCGCCAACCGCGCCGCCGTGCAGCGCGCCGCGGACCTCGTCATCGGGCTCACCCCCGACCGTCCGCTGCGCCTGCTCACCCACTGCAACACCGGCCGGCTGGCCACCGCCGCGGTGGGCACCGCGCTCGGCACCATCCTGGAACTCGCCGCCCGGGGACGGGTCGAGGAGGTCCTGGTGGACGAGACCCGGCCGCTGCTGCAGGGCTCCCGGCTCACCGCCTGGGAGCTCGGCGAGGCGGGCGTCGCCTACCGGCTGTGTGTGGACTCCGCCGCGGCCGCCGCGATCTCGCGCGGCATGGTGGACTGCGTGCTGGTCGGCGCCGACCGGATCGCCGCCAACGGCGACACCGCCAACAAGATCGGCACCTACGCGCTGGCCGTGGCCGCCGCCCGGCACGGCATCCCGTTCGTGGTGGTCGCTCCCGAGTCCAGCTGGGACGACCAACTCCCCGACGGCAGCGGCATCGTGGTCGAGGAGCGGCCCGCGCGGGAGGTGACCGAGCTGGCCGGCGTGCGGGTGGCTCCGGCCGAGGCGCAGGTCTTCAACCCGGCCTTCGACGTCACCCCGGGAGCGCTGATCACGGCCGTCGTCTCGGAGCGGCGCACGCTGCGCCCAAGCCGTCCGGCGGCCCCCGTCGCGGCGGACCCGGCCGAACTGGCCGCCCGGACAGTCGCGTTGCTCACGGAGTACCCGGACCACCCCAAGCCCGGCGTGGTCTTCCGGGACCTGGCCGCGCTCTACGCCGAGCCCGGCATGCTCGCCGAGCTGGCCGACCAGGTGCTCGCCGACTTCGACGGCCGCTACGACCGCATCCTCGGCGTCGAGTCCCGGGGCTTCGTCCTCGGCGCGGCACTGGCGGCCCGCGGGCGGATGCCGCTGGTGCTGGCGCGCAAGCCCGGCAAACTCCCCGGCGCGGTGCACGAGGCGTCCTACGCCCTGGAGTACGGCACGGACCGGCTCGAACTGCAGAAGGGCGCGATCGCCCCGGGCGAGCGGGTGCTCGTGGTGGACGACGTGCTGGCGACCGGCGGCACGCTGTCCGCCGCCGCCCGTCTGGTCACCGACTCCGGCGGCCAAGTCGCGGGCCTGGCCGCACTGGTGGCGCTCAGCGGCCTCGGCTGGGAACAGCGGCTGGCCGGACATCCCGTGCTGGCGCTGTGCGAGGTGGCAGCGTGA
- a CDS encoding alpha/beta fold hydrolase — MSTAGTWFHRYDAPADPGLRLVCFPHAGGSPSFYRSWQRRLPAGVELLAVCYPGRQDRIGEPAITAMSELADRLTRALLPRLDRPFAFFGHSMGSAVAYECALRLAREHGLRPTRLFASGRGAPHRVEPSAVPLAEADTETLLGALARLGSSTVGLLSEEAVRELLLPPLRADFRLIESYRPSAPERIGCPVVVYSGEQDRGCTSELVRAWSELTMARAEFHTFAGGHFYLEQAEDALLRHLGSHLADDLRLRRVARPAPR, encoded by the coding sequence ATGAGCACGGCCGGCACCTGGTTCCACCGCTACGACGCCCCGGCGGATCCGGGGTTGCGCCTGGTGTGCTTCCCGCACGCCGGTGGCTCGCCGAGCTTCTACCGCTCCTGGCAGCGCCGGCTGCCGGCCGGAGTCGAGCTGCTCGCGGTCTGCTACCCGGGTCGGCAGGACCGGATCGGTGAGCCGGCGATCACCGCGATGTCCGAGCTGGCCGACCGGCTGACCCGGGCCCTGCTGCCCCGACTGGACCGCCCGTTCGCCTTCTTCGGGCACAGCATGGGCAGCGCGGTGGCCTACGAGTGCGCGCTGCGCCTGGCCCGCGAGCACGGCCTGCGCCCCACCCGGCTGTTCGCCTCCGGTCGCGGCGCGCCGCACCGGGTGGAACCCTCCGCCGTCCCGCTGGCCGAGGCCGACACCGAGACGCTGCTCGGGGCGCTGGCCAGGCTGGGCAGTTCCACCGTGGGCCTGCTCTCCGAGGAGGCGGTGCGCGAGCTGCTGCTGCCGCCGCTGCGCGCCGACTTCCGGCTGATCGAGAGCTACCGGCCCAGTGCACCGGAGCGGATCGGCTGCCCGGTGGTGGTGTACTCCGGCGAGCAGGACCGCGGCTGCACCTCGGAGTTGGTCCGGGCCTGGTCCGAACTGACCATGGCCAGAGCCGAGTTCCACACCTTTGCGGGCGGCCATTTCTACCTGGAGCAGGCCGAGGACGCGCTGCTGCGCCACCTCGGCAGCCACCTGGCCGACGACCTGCGGCTGCGCCGGGTCGCCCGCCCCGCCCCGCGCTGA
- the metK gene encoding methionine adenosyltransferase yields MSRRLFTSESVTEGHPDKIADQISDAILDALLKEDPAARVAVETLITTGQVHVAGEVSTTAYAPIAQIVRDKILEIGYDSSKKGFDGESCGVSVSIGAQSPDIAQGVDTAYEARVEGVEDDLDKQGAGDQGLMFGYASDETAELMPLPITLAHRLSHRLSEVRKNGTVPYLRPDGKTQVTIEYQGSRPVRLDTVVVSAQHAGDVDLLTQLTPDIRTHVVEHVLAELAATGSTLETGDFRLLVNPTGRFEIGGPMGDAGLTGRKIIVDTYGGMSRHGGGAFSGKDPSKVDRSAAYAMRWVAKNVVAAGLAARCEVQVAYAIGKAEPVGLFVETFGTATVAVDRIERAISTVFDLRPAAIIRDLDLLRPIYGQTAAYGHFGRELPDFTWERTDRAEALRKAAGA; encoded by the coding sequence ATGTCCCGCCGCCTGTTCACCTCGGAATCCGTCACCGAGGGGCACCCCGACAAGATCGCCGACCAGATCAGCGACGCGATCCTCGACGCCCTGCTGAAGGAGGACCCGGCCGCCCGGGTCGCCGTCGAGACCCTGATCACCACCGGCCAGGTGCACGTCGCCGGCGAGGTGTCCACCACGGCGTACGCGCCGATCGCGCAGATCGTCCGCGACAAGATCCTGGAGATCGGCTACGACAGCTCGAAGAAGGGCTTCGACGGCGAGTCCTGCGGCGTCTCGGTCTCCATCGGCGCGCAGTCCCCCGACATCGCCCAGGGCGTCGACACCGCGTACGAGGCCCGCGTCGAAGGTGTTGAGGACGACCTCGACAAGCAGGGCGCCGGCGACCAGGGCCTGATGTTCGGCTACGCCAGCGACGAGACCGCCGAGCTGATGCCGCTGCCGATCACCCTCGCGCACCGCCTCTCGCACCGGCTGTCCGAGGTCCGCAAGAACGGCACCGTCCCCTACCTGCGCCCCGACGGCAAGACCCAGGTCACCATCGAGTACCAGGGCAGCCGGCCGGTCCGGCTGGACACCGTGGTGGTCTCCGCCCAGCACGCCGGCGACGTCGACCTGCTCACCCAGCTGACGCCGGACATCCGCACCCACGTGGTGGAGCACGTGCTGGCCGAACTCGCCGCGACCGGCAGCACCCTGGAGACCGGGGACTTCCGCCTGCTGGTGAACCCGACCGGCCGCTTCGAGATCGGCGGCCCGATGGGCGACGCCGGCCTGACCGGCCGCAAGATCATCGTCGACACCTACGGCGGCATGTCCCGTCACGGCGGCGGCGCCTTCTCGGGCAAGGACCCGTCCAAGGTGGACCGCTCCGCCGCCTACGCGATGCGCTGGGTCGCCAAGAACGTGGTGGCCGCCGGCCTGGCCGCGCGCTGCGAGGTGCAGGTCGCCTACGCGATCGGCAAGGCCGAGCCGGTGGGCCTGTTCGTGGAGACCTTCGGCACCGCGACCGTCGCCGTCGACCGGATCGAGCGCGCCATCAGCACGGTCTTCGACCTGCGTCCGGCCGCGATCATCCGCGACCTGGACCTGCTGCGGCCCATCTACGGCCAGACCGCCGCCTACGGCCACTTCGGCCGCGAGTTGCCCGACTTCACCTGGGAGCGCACCGATCGCGCCGAGGCCCTGCGCAAGGCGGCGGGGGCATGA
- a CDS encoding TauD/TfdA family dioxygenase, with the protein MSTLTEAVQAPARGSLTLWLTDLERSQLARLAEELAAHGSGLVDDPQWLDHARELSCRIPLRLREAIREYRYDCGPDALLMLHNLPVDEHTLPETPTVRESVERRTTVPAAISALLSLHLGEVVAFREEKSGALVQNVVPVPGMEASQSNAGSVDLQMHVENAFHLNRPDYVGLLCLRNDHTRTAGTLVSSIRRALPLVPDQARRVLAEPRFVTQPPPSFQGGDAAEVHAVLYGDPVDPNIRVDFAATVALDEEGTQALEQLRDAIVLASSVLVLQSGDLAFIDNRMALHGRSSFVPRYDGHDRWLHRTFVHLDNRRSRVDRPDNGAILR; encoded by the coding sequence ATGAGCACACTGACCGAAGCGGTCCAGGCGCCGGCCCGCGGCTCCCTGACGCTCTGGCTCACCGACCTCGAACGCTCCCAACTGGCCAGACTGGCCGAGGAACTGGCCGCCCACGGCAGCGGCCTGGTGGACGACCCGCAGTGGCTCGACCACGCCCGCGAGCTGTCCTGCCGGATCCCGCTGCGGCTGCGCGAGGCGATCCGCGAGTACCGCTACGACTGCGGACCGGACGCGCTGCTGATGCTGCACAACCTCCCCGTGGACGAGCACACCCTGCCCGAAACCCCCACCGTCCGGGAGTCGGTGGAGCGCCGCACCACCGTCCCGGCGGCCATCTCGGCGCTGCTGTCGCTGCACCTCGGCGAGGTCGTCGCGTTCCGCGAGGAGAAGTCCGGCGCGCTGGTGCAGAACGTGGTGCCGGTGCCGGGCATGGAGGCGTCGCAGAGCAACGCCGGCTCGGTCGACCTGCAGATGCACGTCGAGAACGCCTTCCACCTCAACCGGCCCGACTACGTCGGCCTGCTCTGCCTGCGCAACGACCACACCAGGACGGCCGGGACGCTGGTCTCCTCGATCCGCCGGGCGCTGCCACTGGTCCCCGACCAGGCCCGCCGGGTGCTGGCCGAGCCGCGCTTCGTCACCCAGCCGCCGCCGTCGTTCCAGGGCGGCGACGCCGCCGAGGTGCACGCGGTGCTGTACGGGGACCCGGTGGACCCGAACATCCGGGTGGACTTCGCGGCCACCGTGGCGCTGGACGAGGAGGGCACGCAGGCGCTGGAGCAGCTGCGCGACGCGATCGTGCTGGCGTCGTCGGTGCTGGTCCTGCAGTCCGGTGACCTGGCGTTCATCGACAACCGGATGGCGCTGCACGGGCGCAGCTCGTTCGTGCCGCGCTACGACGGGCACGACCGCTGGCTGCACCGCACCTTCGTGCACCTGGACAACCGTCGCAGCCGGGTGGACCGTCCGGACAACGGCGCGATCCTGCGCTGA
- a CDS encoding TauD/TfdA family dioxygenase, translating into MPTPQLTWTPQEIHPSDVGVPATVAGLTAYLSGAGSALDEQLLASKALVFRGFGVAESTMDPVLDLLLADRLAYVHGNSPRTKVGANVYTSTEYPAAFTISMHNELSYSTTWPARLLFLCAQPSETGGATSVVDAAYWLDSLDEEVRAAYAGGVRYTQNLHSGFGLGKSWQETFESTERDRVEEFLAEAGAEWTWRRDGGLRITQTRPSTTCHPVTGTEVWFNQSDQWHSAALGDEGTALAKILPVDELPQSVSFADGSPIPDDYILQVRDRGLAGAVDVDWRRGDLLLIDNVLVAHGRRPFTGSRRVLVAMSA; encoded by the coding sequence ATGCCGACACCCCAACTGACCTGGACGCCGCAGGAGATCCACCCGTCCGACGTGGGCGTCCCGGCGACCGTGGCGGGTCTGACCGCCTATCTGAGCGGCGCCGGGTCGGCGCTGGACGAGCAGCTGCTGGCGTCGAAGGCCCTGGTCTTCCGGGGTTTCGGCGTCGCCGAGTCCACCATGGACCCGGTCCTCGACCTGCTGCTCGCCGACCGGCTCGCCTATGTGCACGGCAACTCGCCGCGCACCAAGGTCGGCGCCAATGTCTACACGTCGACCGAGTACCCGGCCGCCTTCACCATCTCGATGCACAACGAGCTCTCGTACAGCACGACATGGCCTGCCCGCCTGCTGTTCCTCTGCGCGCAGCCGTCCGAGACCGGCGGTGCGACCTCGGTGGTGGACGCCGCGTACTGGCTGGACTCGTTGGACGAGGAGGTCCGGGCCGCCTACGCGGGCGGGGTGCGCTACACCCAGAACCTGCACAGCGGCTTCGGCCTGGGCAAGAGCTGGCAGGAGACCTTCGAGAGCACCGAGCGCGACCGGGTCGAGGAGTTCCTCGCGGAGGCCGGCGCCGAGTGGACCTGGCGCCGCGACGGCGGCCTGCGGATCACCCAGACCCGCCCGTCCACCACCTGCCACCCGGTCACCGGCACCGAGGTCTGGTTCAACCAGTCCGACCAGTGGCACTCGGCCGCGCTCGGCGACGAGGGCACGGCGCTGGCGAAGATCCTGCCCGTCGACGAGCTGCCGCAGTCGGTGAGCTTCGCCGACGGCAGCCCGATCCCGGACGACTACATCCTGCAGGTCCGCGACCGCGGCCTCGCCGGCGCCGTGGATGTCGACTGGCGGCGCGGCGACCTGCTGCTGATCGACAACGTCCTGGTGGCGCACGGCCGTCGGCCGTTCACCGGCAGCCGCCGGGTACTCGTCGCGATGTCCGCCTGA
- the mtnB gene encoding methylthioribulose 1-phosphate dehydratase translates to MSVTNVDLWWDPSDSSDAPSAASGADCSRPAAELAAFSRALYARGWMPGTSGNLSVRLPGSEPLALITASGRDKGELTIADTVLIDAHSARPSLPSLPGGPRASAEASIHAAVYRSTDAGAVIHVHAPYTTWAACRTGARSGSGSGTGALTLAGFELLKGLDLADPSRTELPVFANWPDVPRIAQEIAAHLAAHPQAPPGLLIADHGVTTWGRDLAEARNRLECLEAICRLLQLGVDAVPTERPVG, encoded by the coding sequence GTGAGCGTGACCAATGTCGACCTCTGGTGGGACCCCTCCGACTCCTCCGACGCCCCGTCGGCGGCGAGCGGCGCGGACTGCTCGCGCCCGGCCGCCGAGCTCGCCGCGTTCTCCCGCGCGCTGTACGCGCGCGGCTGGATGCCCGGCACCTCGGGCAACCTCTCGGTGCGGCTGCCCGGCTCCGAGCCGCTGGCACTGATCACCGCCAGCGGTCGGGACAAGGGCGAACTGACCATCGCGGACACCGTGTTGATCGACGCCCACAGCGCTCGGCCCAGCCTCCCCAGCCTCCCCGGCGGCCCGCGCGCGTCGGCCGAGGCCTCGATCCACGCCGCCGTCTACCGCAGCACGGACGCCGGCGCGGTCATCCACGTGCACGCCCCGTACACCACCTGGGCGGCCTGCCGCACCGGGGCCAGGAGTGGGAGCGGGAGCGGCACCGGGGCCCTGACGCTGGCCGGCTTCGAGCTGCTCAAGGGGCTCGACCTGGCCGACCCGAGCCGCACCGAGCTGCCGGTCTTCGCCAACTGGCCCGACGTGCCGAGGATCGCGCAGGAGATCGCCGCCCACCTGGCGGCCCACCCGCAGGCGCCCCCCGGCCTGCTGATCGCCGACCACGGCGTGACCACCTGGGGACGCGACCTGGCCGAGGCCCGGAACCGTCTGGAATGCCTGGAGGCGATCTGCCGGCTGCTGCAGCTCGGCGTCGACGCCGTCCCTACCGAAAGGCCGGTCGGATGA